Proteins co-encoded in one Brassica rapa cultivar Chiifu-401-42 chromosome A02, CAAS_Brap_v3.01, whole genome shotgun sequence genomic window:
- the LOC103851182 gene encoding ethylene-responsive transcription factor ERF086: MSTSKTLDNNKHFETSQTQMGFALINQNTTNATTTTNGERRGRRSKQAEPGRFLGVRRRPWGRYAAEIRDPTTKERHWLGTFDTAHEAALAYDRAALSMRGTQGRTNFVYTPNDVHTILTNPNLHSLIVSPYNNQSLLPNSSPQFVIDHHPHYQNYHQPKLTLPQTVLPAGSFKTPVRHQNADVQAFGTSPQNSSSNGSLSSSLDEENNFFSLEGSNSSNNSGYLDCIVPNHCLKPPPETTTIQNQTGAGFTTPASKASESYEGFSNSYFQDVDMMMEFGSCDLSAMITNYGVGTSMSMEDYAIMEQQNFSSSSIAAFGDVVADTTGFYSLY; this comes from the coding sequence ATGTCAACCTCCAAAACCCTAGATAATAACAAACACTTCGAAACATCCCAAACTCAAATGGGTTTTGCTCTAATCAACCAAAACACAACCAACGCAACCACCACTACAAACGGCGAGAGACGAGGCCGGAGATCAAAGCAAGCAGAGCCAGGGAGGTTCCTAGGAGTCAGGAGACGTCCATGGGGTCGTTACGCAGCTGAGATTAGAGatccaacaaccaaagaacgtCACTGGCTCGGCACTTTCGACACTGCTCATGAGGCTGCTCTTGCCTACGATAGAGCAGCTCTTTCAATGAGAGGCACTCAAGGTCGTACTAACTTCGTCTACACTCCAAATGACGTTCACACCATcctcacaaaccctaatctccaCTCTCTCATAGTCTCTCCTTATAATAACCAATCTTTATTACCAAACTCTTCTCCACAGTTTGTCATTGATCACCATCCTCATTATCAAAACTATCATCAACCTAAACTTACTCTCCCCCAAACCGTCTTACCCGCTGGTTCTTTTAAAACGCCGGTTCGTCATCAAAACGCTGATGTTCAAGCGTTTGGTACTAGTCCTCAAAACTCGTCTTCTAACGGCTCGTTATCTTCTTCACTAGACGAAGAAAACAACTTCTTCTCGTTAGAAGGAAGTAACTCCAGTAACAACTCGGGCTACTTGGACTGCATTGTCCCAAACCATTGCCTTAAACCACCTCCGGAAACCACCACCATCCAAAATCAGACCGGAGCTGGTTTCACAACTCCAGCAAGCAAGGCTTCCGAGTCATATGAAGGGTTTAGTAATAGTTACTTCCAAGATGTTGACATGATGATGGAGTTTGGTTCGTGTGATCTCTCTGCCATGATCACTAACTATGGTGTTGGTACTTCCATGTCAATGGAAGATTACGCAATAATGGAGCAACaaaacttttcttcttcttctatcgcTGCTTTTGGAGATGTTGTTGCAGACACTACAGGCTTCTACTCACTCTATTAG